The DNA window ATGCAATCGCTGAATACGTTCTGGCTATCTTGTCTCGATCATTTTAGAAAAGAGCTCAATGCGCAGCAATTCAACACCTGGATCAAGCCATTACAGGTCGATCCCGTGTTGAATAGCAACAACGAGGTGATATTGATCGCACCGAACCGCTTTGTCTTGCAATGGATCAAGGATAACTTCATCGCGCACATCGAAGACATGGCGCAGGCGTATTTCGACAGAAAAATCCAGTTTCACCTGAAACTTACCGAACAAACAGAAGCAAAAGCCGCCTCGCCCGGTGCAGCACCGGTCGAAGTTCAGCAAGAAGCGAAACCGGAGTCGAAAACCGCCTATCAGCCTGCGCGGAAAAACCCCAGCGGCCTGAACCCCAATTTCACTTTTGACAATTTCGTCACCGGCAAAGCCAACCAGCTCGCCCGCGCCGGAGCGATTCAGGTAGCGGAATCGCCCGGCATCGCGTACAACCCGCTGTTCATCTACGGCGGTGTAGGTCTGGGAAAAACCCATTTGATCCAAGCGATCGGCAATTACGTGCAGGAAAACGACAAAGGTGCCAAGGTTCGCTACGTGCACGCGGAAAAATACGTGTCCGACGTCGTCAGCGCCTACCAGCACAAAGCGTTCGACAAGTTCAAGCTGTACTACCATTCGCTCGACCTGCTGCTGGTGGATGATGTACAGTTCT is part of the Gammaproteobacteria bacterium genome and encodes:
- the dnaA gene encoding chromosomal replication initiator protein DnaA is translated as MQSLNTFWLSCLDHFRKELNAQQFNTWIKPLQVDPVLNSNNEVILIAPNRFVLQWIKDNFIAHIEDMAQAYFDRKIQFHLKLTEQTEAKAASPGAAPVEVQQEAKPESKTAYQPARKNPSGLNPNFTFDNFVTGKANQLARAGAIQVAESPGIAYNPLFIYGGVGLGKTHLIQAIGNYVQENDKGAKVRYVHAEKYVSDVVSAYQHKAFDKFKLYYHSLDLLLVDDVQFFGGKNRTQEEFFYAFNALVETHKQVIITCDTYPKEITGLEERLVSRFGWGLTVAVEPPELEMRVAILLKKAEMEKIRLDENVAFFIAKHIRSNVRELEGALKRVLAFSRFVGQEITLDLAKEALKDLLAVQSRQISIENIQKTVADYYKIKVSEMYSKKRSRIVARPRQMAMAIAKELTSLSLPDIGEAFGGRDHTTVLHGYRKINELRVSDPIVNRDFNALILILRG